The proteins below are encoded in one region of Roseovarius bejariae:
- a CDS encoding Lrp/AsnC family transcriptional regulator yields MALDAMDRRLLDVLQRRGRISNADLAEAVNLSASACHRRVQRLEAEGYIRDYVALLDARKLGMPATIFVEITLSTQADEVLEAFEKAVARIPDVLECHLTAGAADYILKVVAENTEDFARIHRQYLTRLPSVAKMQSSFALRTVFKTTALPL; encoded by the coding sequence CGATGGATCGGCGGCTTTTAGATGTTCTGCAAAGGCGGGGTCGAATTTCGAACGCCGACCTGGCCGAAGCGGTGAACCTGTCGGCCAGTGCCTGTCACAGGCGGGTGCAGCGCCTTGAAGCCGAAGGATATATCCGCGACTACGTGGCACTTCTGGATGCCCGCAAGCTGGGGATGCCTGCGACGATCTTTGTCGAAATCACCCTGTCGACGCAAGCCGACGAGGTGCTGGAAGCCTTTGAAAAGGCCGTGGCGCGCATTCCCGACGTTCTGGAATGTCACCTGACAGCCGGGGCTGCCGATTACATTCTGAAGGTCGTGGCAGAAAACACCGAGGATTTCGCGCGCATACACCGGCAGTACCTGACACGCCTCCCGAGTGTCGCCAAGATGCAATCCAGCTTTGCCCTGCGGACGGTCTTCAAGACAACCGCCCTCCCCCTTTGA